TAATAATGGCTTAGCAAGATCCAATAACTGTTCTTTGGTTATCCATCCATTTCTATATGCAATCTCTTCCAAGCAACCTATCATTAATCCTTGCCTTCTCTCTATTGCCGCAACAAAGTTTGTCGCTTCCAATAAACTTTCATGAGTTCCTGCATCAAACCACGCTATACCTCTTGGTAAAAGTTTAACTTTTAGTTCTCCTCTTCTTAAATATTCGTTATTTATATCAGTTATTTCTAATTCCCCTCTCCAAGATGGTTTTACATTTTTAGATATTTCAATAACTTCATTATCATAAAAATATAATCCAATAACTGCATAGTTTGATGGAGGATTTTTAGGTTTTTCTATTATTGATTTTATCCCCCCTTCTTTATCAAATTCAATAACACCATATCTCTCTGGATCATTTACGTACTGTCCAAATATGATACCTCCACCATTTTTTTCTATTTCTTTTTTAGATTCTAGTAATATTCCAGTTAATCCACTACCATATAAGATATTGTCCCCTAATATTAAACAAACATTATCATCTCCTATAAAATCTTCTCCAATAATAAATGCTTCTGCTAAACCCTTTGGCTCTTTTTGCTCTTTATACTGCAAATTTATTCCAAGATGACTACCATCTCCTAAGAGTTTTTTAAATCTTGGTAAATCTTCAGGAGTCGAAATTATTAATATATCTTTAATTTGGGCTAACATCAAAATTGATAATGGATAATATATCATTGGTTTATTATATACAGGAATTAGA
The genomic region above belongs to Methanocaldococcus sp. and contains:
- the rfbA gene encoding glucose-1-phosphate thymidylyltransferase RfbA; translated protein: MKGIVLAGGSGTRLYPITYAGNKHLIPVYNKPMIYYPLSILMLAQIKDILIISTPEDLPRFKKLLGDGSHLGINLQYKEQKEPKGLAEAFIIGEDFIGDDNVCLILGDNILYGSGLTGILLESKKEIEKNGGGIIFGQYVNDPERYGVIEFDKEGGIKSIIEKPKNPPSNYAVIGLYFYDNEVIEISKNVKPSWRGELEITDINNEYLRRGELKVKLLPRGIAWFDAGTHESLLEATNFVAAIERRQGLMIGCLEEIAYRNGWITKEQLLDLAKPLLKTDYGRYLKRLANEG